One genomic window of Medicago truncatula cultivar Jemalong A17 chromosome 1, MtrunA17r5.0-ANR, whole genome shotgun sequence includes the following:
- the LOC25482047 gene encoding uncharacterized protein isoform X1 yields the protein MATHLAEPQKRLGEFLNEKQEPFMLELYLLERGYSKSLSLNKKRKRKVLLPFSKALIFIINKLAFQSQSNTLPTTRDYEQRKKHAGCNVEFSSASNSTMSNSCSNVDEEGTSISSHRDHHLFSSHIHQTCKEYTMSNRWQRQRCMEGRSQSLAKIPLSRAPNENKDVEGMQQRIKMPKKITNDSLLSVDAILNLLGVSIKKENCTNELHEYLPQPHLSQVLKSKRLSHKIKKLLFDCVRDITITLPTKEDRKQVCRQSMGPIELEKLTCQGTREWGQHSEDGLMSLLAIDYLDSIMEWSKFESQVKDISFEITDSILDIINNEIVSEIIGTMAPP from the exons ATGGCTACACACTTAGCCGAACCCCAAAAAAGACTAGGAGAATTTCTAAATGAGAAACAAGAACCTTTCATGCTAGAGCTATATCTTCTAGAAAGAGGGTACTCAAAAAGTTTGAGcttaaacaaaaagagaaagagaaaggttttattaccattttccaaagctctaatatttataattaacaAGCTAGCTTTCCAAAGCCAAAGTAATACTCTACCAACTACTAGGGACtatgaacaaagaaaaaaacatgcaGGTTGCAATGTTGAGTTTTCATCAGCTAGTAACTCTACTATGTCCAATTCTTGCTCAAATGTTGATGAAGAAGGAACTTCCATATCATCACATAGAGATCATCACTTATTTTCTTCTCATATTCACCAAACTTGCAAGGAATATACTATGAG CAATAGGTGGCAGAGGCAAAGATGCATGGAAGGCAGGTCTCAATCACTTGCAAAGATACCTCTAAGTAGAGCTCCTAATG AGAACAAAGATGTTGAGGGAATGCAACAGAGAATAAAGATGCCTAAGAAAATCACAAACGACTCGCTATTATCAGTAGATGCCATATTAAATTTACTTGGTGTGTCGATAAAGAAAGAGAACTGTACTAATGAGTTGCATGAGTATCTTCCCCAGCCTCATCTTTCCCAAGTATTAAAATCCAAAAGGTTATCACACAAGATAAAGAAGCTCCTATTTGATTGTGTTAGAGATATTACCATAACCCTTCCAACCAAAGAGGACAGAAAGCAAGTTTGCAGACAATCCATGGGGCCTATAGAGCTTGAGAAGCTCACTTGTCAAGGGACAAGAGAATGGGGACAACATAGTGAAGATGGTTTAATGTCGTTATTGGCTATTGATTACTTGGATTCAATTATGGAATGGAGCAAGTTTGAATCACAAGTCAAGGACATTAGTTTTGAGATCACCGATTCAATTTTGGATATTATCAACAACGAAATTGTATCAGAAATTATTGGAACTATGGCACCTCCTTAA
- the LOC25482047 gene encoding uncharacterized protein isoform X2: MATHLAEPQKRLGEFLNEKQEPFMLELYLLERGYSKSLSLNKKRKRKVLLPFSKALIFIINKLAFQSQSNTLPTTRDYEQRKKHAGCNVEFSSASNSTMSNSCSNVDEEGTSISSHRDHHLFSSHIHQTCKEYTMRWQRQRCMEGRSQSLAKIPLSRAPNENKDVEGMQQRIKMPKKITNDSLLSVDAILNLLGVSIKKENCTNELHEYLPQPHLSQVLKSKRLSHKIKKLLFDCVRDITITLPTKEDRKQVCRQSMGPIELEKLTCQGTREWGQHSEDGLMSLLAIDYLDSIMEWSKFESQVKDISFEITDSILDIINNEIVSEIIGTMAPP, from the exons ATGGCTACACACTTAGCCGAACCCCAAAAAAGACTAGGAGAATTTCTAAATGAGAAACAAGAACCTTTCATGCTAGAGCTATATCTTCTAGAAAGAGGGTACTCAAAAAGTTTGAGcttaaacaaaaagagaaagagaaaggttttattaccattttccaaagctctaatatttataattaacaAGCTAGCTTTCCAAAGCCAAAGTAATACTCTACCAACTACTAGGGACtatgaacaaagaaaaaaacatgcaGGTTGCAATGTTGAGTTTTCATCAGCTAGTAACTCTACTATGTCCAATTCTTGCTCAAATGTTGATGAAGAAGGAACTTCCATATCATCACATAGAGATCATCACTTATTTTCTTCTCATATTCACCAAACTTGCAAGGAATATACTATGAG GTGGCAGAGGCAAAGATGCATGGAAGGCAGGTCTCAATCACTTGCAAAGATACCTCTAAGTAGAGCTCCTAATG AGAACAAAGATGTTGAGGGAATGCAACAGAGAATAAAGATGCCTAAGAAAATCACAAACGACTCGCTATTATCAGTAGATGCCATATTAAATTTACTTGGTGTGTCGATAAAGAAAGAGAACTGTACTAATGAGTTGCATGAGTATCTTCCCCAGCCTCATCTTTCCCAAGTATTAAAATCCAAAAGGTTATCACACAAGATAAAGAAGCTCCTATTTGATTGTGTTAGAGATATTACCATAACCCTTCCAACCAAAGAGGACAGAAAGCAAGTTTGCAGACAATCCATGGGGCCTATAGAGCTTGAGAAGCTCACTTGTCAAGGGACAAGAGAATGGGGACAACATAGTGAAGATGGTTTAATGTCGTTATTGGCTATTGATTACTTGGATTCAATTATGGAATGGAGCAAGTTTGAATCACAAGTCAAGGACATTAGTTTTGAGATCACCGATTCAATTTTGGATATTATCAACAACGAAATTGTATCAGAAATTATTGGAACTATGGCACCTCCTTAA